The DNA region GCGCTTTCCAGATATTGTGATCATCGTTATGGGGTCAGAGGAAGACTCGTTCCGCATCCGGGAACTCCTCACCAAAGGAATTTATGAATATCTTTCCCCTCCGTTTACGCCTTCGCGCATTCTCTCGGTAATGCGGCGAGCGGAAGAGCGGATCTTGCTTCTTGAGGAAAACAAAGATCTGAAAAGGAGAATGGTCCACCGTTTTTCTTTTGCCGGTCTCACAGGAGTTTCTGAGAAGATGCAACGGTTGTTCAGTTTTGTTATCCAGGTTTCTCAAGTGAAACGCCCTATTCTTCTTTTAGGAGAACAGGGGACAGGGAAAGAAATGGTAGCTCGAGCGATTCATCAATATGCTTTTACCCGGAAGGAACCTTTTTTCAAAGTTCTCTGCGGCACCATTGCCCATGATTTCTTTCGAAACGGTATTTTGGTTGAGGAAGGGAAGTCACAGAATCTTGGTGAGATCCAGGAGGGAACTTTCTACTTCGAAGATGTACATCTTCTTCCCTATTCTCAACAAACGGAGATGTTAGAGTTTCTGGAGGAATATCGTTTCGGACGCAAAGGGGGAAATCTCAGAGTTATTGCTTCTTCTGAGGTTCCCTTGGAAGGTGAAGTGGCACGGGGAACATTTCGAAGCGACCTCTATTATTTCTTGAGTGCAGTCAAGATCGAAATTCCACCTCTTCGGGAAAGAAAAGAGGATATTCCCTTTCTTGTAGACCAGTTTTTGCGGGAGATTGCCGAAGAAAGTGGTCGAGAAGCGGTAAAGATTAGCAAAGAAGCACTCAAAACGCTTATTGATTATGACTGGCCGGGAAATGTCATTGAGCTTCGAAACACACTGGAGGGAATGGTTATCCTTTCGGAAAGTAACCTCTTGACGGTAGATGACATTCCTGAACACATTATTAAGGGTTTTGTGCGAGAAGGGGTGCTGGAAATCAAAATTGGAACGCCGCTTGAGGAAGTGGAAAGGCTCCTCATTCGCGAAACACTCAAGTTTCATCGTTTTAACAAAACGAAAACGGCTCAAACTCTGGGTATCAGTCCCAGGACTCTCTATCGGAAGATGGAACAGTACGAAATCGAAGAGGAATCGAAGTAAAAGTTATTTTTGCCATTTTGTCAGATTTTTATCTACCTTTTGTGACATAATGTCAAAAAATTTATCCAAATTTCTGCCTTTTTGGCGAAAAATTGACCTTGATTGATTTTGTCCTAACTTGCCAAAATGGAAAATTTGATTACAATAGACTTTGGTTTGAAATGGAATCAATAGGAAAGGGGTGAAGAGGGTATGAAGATTAAACCGTTAGGAGATCGAATCTTGGTAAAACGAGTCGAGGAAGAAGAAGTTAGAAAGGGTGGAATTATTCTTCCCGACACCGCCAAAGAGAAACCACAGCAGGGAAAGGTTGTCGCTGTGGGCACGGGCAAAGTTGATGAAAATGGAAACCGCAAACCTTTGGAAGTGAAAGAAGGTGACAAGGTTCTCTTTGGGAAATATGCCGGTACCGAGGTAAAGGTTGACGAAGAAGAATACCTTATTATGCGTGAAGATGACATTTTAGGAATTATCGAAGACTGAAGTTTTAAAAGAGAAAGGAGGTAAGTGAGCATGGCCAAACAAATTCTCTTTGAAGAAGAAGCGCGGCAGGCTGTTTTGCGTGGTGTAAAAGTCCTGGCCGATGCTGTAAAAGTGACCCTCGGTCCTAAAGGAAGAAACGTCATTATCGAGAAGAAATTCGGATCTCCGACTATTACCAAAGATGGCGTGACCGTGGCCAAGGAGATAGAACTTTCTGACCCCAACGAAAACGTTGGTGCGCAGCTTGTGAAGGAAGTTGCGTCGAAGACCAGTGACGTTGCCGGTGACGGAACCACCACGGCTACGGTTCTTGCAGAAAGTATTTACCGGGAAGGGTTGCGGAACGTTGCAGCCGGATCAAACCCAGTATTACTCAAACGGGGTATCGATAAAGCTGTTGAGGCGGTAGTCAGTAAACTACGGGACATGAGCAAAGAGGTCAGCGATCGTAAGGAAATTGCCCAGGTCGCTTCAATTGCTGCGAACAACGATGAATCCATTGGAAGCATTATTGCCGATGCTATGGAGAAAGTTGGGAAAGATGGCGTCATCACAGTTGAGGAAGCAAAGGGTTTAGAAACGACGTTAGAAGTTGTAGAAGGGTTGCAATTTGATCGTGGATACCTCTCTCCTTACTTCATTACTGACCCAGAAAGAATGGAAGTCGTGTTGGAGAACCCTTATATCCTTATCTACGAAAAGAAAATCTCGGCAGTGAAGGACCTTCTCCCAATTTTGGAAAAAGTGGTTCAGAGAGGGAAACCTATCCTCATCATTGCTGAAGATGTGGAAGGCGAAGCCCTGGCAACTCTGGTGGTGAATAAGCTCAAGGGTGTTATCAGTTGTGCAGCGGTCAAAGCTCCTGGTTTCGGTGATCGCCGGAAGGCAATGCTCGAAGACATTGCCATTGTTACTGGTGGTCGGTTCATCTCTGAAGACCTGGGTATTAAACTGGAAAACATTACCATTGAAGACCTTGGACAGGCTCGCAAGGTGGTTGTTGACAAAGAGAATACCACCATTGTGGAAGGCGCTGGGAAACGTGAAAATATCGTAGCGAGGATGAACCAGATCAAAAAGCAGATTGAGGAAACCACCTCTGATTATGATCGGGAGAAGCTCCAGGAAAGACTAGCCAAGATCGCTGGTGGTGTAGCAGTCATTCGAGTTGGCGCAGCAACCGAAGCCGAAATGAAGGAGAAGAAGGCCAGAGTTGAAGATGCTCTCCATGCCACTCGAGCAGCGGTGGAAGAAGGAATTGTTCCTGGCGGTGGCGTGGCCCTGATTCGCTGCACTTCGGCCATTGATGCTTTGAATCTAAGCGGTGATGAGAAGGTTGGAGCCCTGATTGTCAGAAAAGCGCTGGAAGAACCAGCTAAGATGATCGCTGAAAACGCTGGTGAAGAGGGTTCGGTGATTGTGGAACGGATTAAATCTGCCAGCAATCCCAATTTGGGCTTCAACGCCTTAACCGGCGAGTTTGTCGACATGATTCAGGCGGGAGTTATTGATCCAGTCAAAGTTGTTCGCACCGCCTTGCAGAACGCAGCCAGCGTCGCTTCGGTGATGCTGACCACTGAGTCTGTGGTGACTGAAATCCCGGAAAAGGAGAAAACTCCCCCGGTTCCGCCGACGCCAGAGTACTGAGGTGATGATATAATAGTAGAAGAGTGACCCGGTGGCGTCTATCCACCGGGTCTTTGGTCCTGGGGAGGTGGCAGCAATGCCAATTTATGAGTACGAGTGTTTGGAATGTGGCAAAGTTTTTGAGGAATTTCAATCTTTTAGTGATAAACCTGTTTCACAGTGTCCATTTTGTAAAGGAAAAGTAAAACGTTTGATTAGTAGAAGTGTGGGTTTTGTTTTTAAGGGTTCTGGTTTTTACTCTACAGACTATCGAGGCTCGGGTTCGAAAAGTAGCAGCTCAAGTTGCAGTACCTGTTCTTCTTCAAGCTGTTCAACTTGTGGCACTTCTGGGAACACCACGAATAACGGATCCAAATCCTGAGAGTACTGTCTATGAACTTTCTAGGATATACCCTGATTTTGGGTGTCTTAGTTCTGGTTGGGGTGCTCTGGGGCGTTAAGAGAAAAGGAGGCCAGGTGTCGGTTGAGGAGTTCTGGAAAGCAAAGGAAGAGGAATACGGAGAACGTCGAGTGCTTTCCGGTTTTACTCGTTACTTAGGAGGCCATCCCCGGTTTGAGAAAGTAACCGATGGCCTCCTTTTTTTAATGTCTCGTAGCTTATGGTTTGAAAATTTTGAGAAAGGTCCAAATATTTTTGGTTTCACCATGCCCTTTGAAAAAGTTGTTTTTCGAGTACCGCTACAAAGGATTTCTACCATAGAGTCGACTTCTGAAAAGGATTTTGAAGATACGAATTTTGGGAATCGTCTTTTCCGTTACCAGCGCTTGAGTCGTAAACCCGCCTATTTGACTGTAAATTACGTTGATGAATGGGGAAAGTCTCAAACGCTCTATTTTGATAGTATGGTGGATATTAAAAACTGGCAAGAGGAGTTTGCAAAAGCAAAGGCTGCGTGTCCCCCGGAAGAGGAACCCCAGACTGACGTTGGTGTGTGTCCCAAGTGTGGTAAAAAAGTTTCGCCCGATTTTAAGCTTTGCCCCTACTGTGGGTGTAAGCTTTCCTAAAAATTGATGGAATTTTTGGTGGGGCATTACGAAGATCTGAAAAAGGCTACCGGTTGCACCGTATTCCTCTTTTTCGATCCCAATCGGGCTGTGGTTTCAATACGTGGTGGAGCACCTGGGAGCCGGGAGCTGGAAGCCCTTTCCCCGGGGCGTCTTGTGGAAAGTGTCGATGCCATTGTTCTGAGTGGAGGGAGTGCTTTCGGTCTTTCCTGTAGCTCTGGGGTCGTTGAATTTCTGCAGGAACGAGGGAGGGGCTTTAAAACACTCCGAGGAGTTGTTCCCATTGTTGCCCAGGCCGTGATTTATGACCTTGAGGTTGGTGAATGGGCTTTTCCGACCCCAGAATGGGGGTATCTTGCTTGTGGAAAAGCGCGCGAGGTGGTTATTGAAGGCAGTGTTGGTGCGGGGACTGGAGCCACGGTGGGTAAAATGGGAGGCATGGGAAGGGCCATTAAAGGGGGATTTGGAAAGGGTGAAGCAGAAACCCGGCAGGGCCGGATATGGGCTTTTGTTGTGACGAATTCTCTGGGAAATATTTATTCTCCTTATTCCGGAGAGATTGTGGCTGGATGGAAAGAGGAAAAGGGAGAAGGCATTTCGCTTTCTCCTTTTAATACCACGCTGGCGGTGGTGGTTGTTGAAGCCGATTGTTCTCGGGAAGAACTCCTCCAATTTGCGAATGTGGTTCACTCGGCCCTGGCCACCTGTATTCGTCCTTTTGCCACCCTCTACGATGGGGATGTCATTTTTCTCGTTTCCTTGAAAAGAAAGAAGCTTGTTGACTACTTGTCTCTGGTAGGAGGGATTTACCATAGTGTCACCGAAGCGGTCATTTCCTCGGTGACCAGGGCAACCAGTGTGGCGAATATCCCAACCTGTGGAATGTGCCGCTGACTCAAGAGAGCAGCGAGAAAGGGAACCTGATGGGTTTTCCGTCTGGTATCTTTGAAGAACTGGAACGGAGGTGTGAAGTATGGTTCAATCATCTTGGCGGAAATTTGTCTTTGCTGGTGTTTTGGGTGGTATTTCAGGTATTCTTGCTCTGACTCCTCTGGGACTCATCCCGGTGCCAAATCTTTCTACCTATGCCACAACCATGCATATTCCTGCTATAATAGGAGGGATTATAGGTGGTCCTTTGGTCGGCGCTCTGGTGGGGTGTGTACTGGCTTTTTTCACCATGCACCTTTTCTTGGGGAACCTGGTGGCTTGTTTTCTGCCCCGGATTTTTATCGGGGTTGTTGC from Atribacterota bacterium includes:
- the groL gene encoding chaperonin GroEL (60 kDa chaperone family; promotes refolding of misfolded polypeptides especially under stressful conditions; forms two stacked rings of heptamers to form a barrel-shaped 14mer; ends can be capped by GroES; misfolded proteins enter the barrel where they are refolded when GroES binds) translates to MAKQILFEEEARQAVLRGVKVLADAVKVTLGPKGRNVIIEKKFGSPTITKDGVTVAKEIELSDPNENVGAQLVKEVASKTSDVAGDGTTTATVLAESIYREGLRNVAAGSNPVLLKRGIDKAVEAVVSKLRDMSKEVSDRKEIAQVASIAANNDESIGSIIADAMEKVGKDGVITVEEAKGLETTLEVVEGLQFDRGYLSPYFITDPERMEVVLENPYILIYEKKISAVKDLLPILEKVVQRGKPILIIAEDVEGEALATLVVNKLKGVISCAAVKAPGFGDRRKAMLEDIAIVTGGRFISEDLGIKLENITIEDLGQARKVVVDKENTTIVEGAGKRENIVARMNQIKKQIEETTSDYDREKLQERLAKIAGGVAVIRVGAATEAEMKEKKARVEDALHATRAAVEEGIVPGGGVALIRCTSAIDALNLSGDEKVGALIVRKALEEPAKMIAENAGEEGSVIVERIKSASNPNLGFNALTGEFVDMIQAGVIDPVKVVRTALQNAASVASVMLTTESVVTEIPEKEKTPPVPPTPEY
- a CDS encoding ECF transporter S component, whose protein sequence is MVQSSWRKFVFAGVLGGISGILALTPLGLIPVPNLSTYATTMHIPAIIGGIIGGPLVGALVGCVLAFFTMHLFLGNLVACFLPRIFIGVVAYFLWRVLGKGNLGILFGSLGGTLTNTVGVLGLMVFMKYFTWEQVLPIFLVNGILELLISGVVVLPIVKIVLRVFTIDSYPRG
- a CDS encoding P1 family peptidase; this encodes MGHYEDLKKATGCTVFLFFDPNRAVVSIRGGAPGSRELEALSPGRLVESVDAIVLSGGSAFGLSCSSGVVEFLQERGRGFKTLRGVVPIVAQAVIYDLEVGEWAFPTPEWGYLACGKAREVVIEGSVGAGTGATVGKMGGMGRAIKGGFGKGEAETRQGRIWAFVVTNSLGNIYSPYSGEIVAGWKEEKGEGISLSPFNTTLAVVVVEADCSREELLQFANVVHSALATCIRPFATLYDGDVIFLVSLKRKKLVDYLSLVGGIYHSVTEAVISSVTRATSVANIPTCGMCR
- the groES gene encoding co-chaperone GroES; translated protein: MKIKPLGDRILVKRVEEEEVRKGGIILPDTAKEKPQQGKVVAVGTGKVDENGNRKPLEVKEGDKVLFGKYAGTEVKVDEEEYLIMREDDILGIIED
- a CDS encoding sigma-54 dependent transcriptional regulator, whose translation is MRKVLLVEEDALLREKIGSILREERYYVIAIRDRILAMNCIEKEEIDVVLVREEILRENSLELLSFARQRFPDIVIIVMGSEEDSFRIRELLTKGIYEYLSPPFTPSRILSVMRRAEERILLLEENKDLKRRMVHRFSFAGLTGVSEKMQRLFSFVIQVSQVKRPILLLGEQGTGKEMVARAIHQYAFTRKEPFFKVLCGTIAHDFFRNGILVEEGKSQNLGEIQEGTFYFEDVHLLPYSQQTEMLEFLEEYRFGRKGGNLRVIASSEVPLEGEVARGTFRSDLYYFLSAVKIEIPPLRERKEDIPFLVDQFLREIAEESGREAVKISKEALKTLIDYDWPGNVIELRNTLEGMVILSESNLLTVDDIPEHIIKGFVREGVLEIKIGTPLEEVERLLIRETLKFHRFNKTKTAQTLGISPRTLYRKMEQYEIEEESK
- a CDS encoding FmdB family zinc ribbon protein; protein product: MPIYEYECLECGKVFEEFQSFSDKPVSQCPFCKGKVKRLISRSVGFVFKGSGFYSTDYRGSGSKSSSSSCSTCSSSSCSTCGTSGNTTNNGSKS
- a CDS encoding zinc ribbon domain-containing protein — encoded protein: MNFLGYTLILGVLVLVGVLWGVKRKGGQVSVEEFWKAKEEEYGERRVLSGFTRYLGGHPRFEKVTDGLLFLMSRSLWFENFEKGPNIFGFTMPFEKVVFRVPLQRISTIESTSEKDFEDTNFGNRLFRYQRLSRKPAYLTVNYVDEWGKSQTLYFDSMVDIKNWQEEFAKAKAACPPEEEPQTDVGVCPKCGKKVSPDFKLCPYCGCKLS